In Streptomyces sp. SN-593, a single genomic region encodes these proteins:
- a CDS encoding PP2C family protein-serine/threonine phosphatase: MDRLLAQPSGRSGLIVLPFALIVAITATDLLLPQRIVLGPLLVIAPAITASLAGPWMTALTGVAAVGAEVVIGQFQGGLGTPNHIADFVALVGLSVLAVLVCIARDRRNRALWRARSVAETTQRVLLRPPPRVVGPQRVAWLYLTAEDETQIGGDLFATTRAAHPSTRVIIGDVRGHGLASIGEASLVLGAFREAAHRCAKLPDVVAAVDDSVSRNLEEVADVEHDAGEHFVTALLLDLPDDGTTAEMVNCGHPPPLLVHGGEVTTLHAHRPAPPFGVTAPQSADVLPTDTFTFEPGDFLVLYTDGFVEARSPDGDFYPLAERIADLLAAEPDVLLKHLHADLLRHTGGRPADDAALLVLQRTALPREEGRPPDGRVDEDGPIAGGPIAGGPERGGGPERGGQESGDQGRAGDAGGREGPDGPRAAPPPGPRSARPDRSKRPEWPARPEPRPRHRRAA; this comes from the coding sequence GTGGACCGCCTTCTGGCGCAGCCGTCGGGACGGAGCGGGCTGATCGTGCTGCCGTTCGCGCTGATCGTGGCGATCACCGCGACCGACCTGCTGCTCCCGCAGCGCATCGTCCTCGGTCCGCTGCTGGTGATCGCGCCCGCCATCACCGCGTCCCTGGCCGGTCCGTGGATGACCGCCCTGACCGGGGTGGCGGCCGTGGGGGCCGAGGTGGTCATCGGGCAGTTCCAGGGCGGCCTCGGCACCCCCAACCACATCGCGGACTTCGTCGCGCTGGTCGGCCTGTCCGTCCTCGCGGTGCTGGTGTGCATCGCCCGCGACCGGCGCAACCGCGCGTTGTGGCGGGCACGTTCGGTCGCCGAGACCACACAGCGGGTGCTGCTGCGGCCCCCGCCGCGGGTGGTCGGGCCGCAGCGGGTGGCGTGGCTGTACCTGACCGCCGAGGACGAGACGCAGATCGGCGGCGACCTGTTCGCCACCACCCGCGCCGCACACCCCTCGACCCGCGTGATCATCGGCGACGTCCGGGGCCACGGCCTGGCGTCCATCGGCGAGGCGTCCCTGGTGCTGGGCGCCTTCCGCGAGGCCGCCCACCGGTGCGCCAAACTGCCCGACGTGGTGGCCGCGGTGGACGACAGCGTCAGCCGGAACCTGGAGGAGGTCGCCGACGTCGAGCACGACGCCGGCGAGCACTTCGTCACCGCGCTCCTGCTCGACCTGCCCGACGACGGCACCACCGCGGAGATGGTCAACTGCGGCCACCCGCCGCCGTTGCTGGTGCACGGCGGCGAGGTCACGACCCTGCACGCACACCGGCCGGCGCCCCCGTTCGGTGTCACCGCGCCGCAGTCGGCCGACGTCCTGCCCACCGACACCTTCACCTTCGAGCCCGGCGACTTCCTCGTGCTCTACACCGACGGGTTCGTCGAGGCGCGTTCGCCGGACGGGGACTTCTACCCGCTCGCCGAGCGGATCGCGGACCTGCTCGCCGCCGAGCCGGACGTGCTCCTGAAGCACCTCCACGCCGACCTGCTCCGGCACACCGGGGGACGGCCCGCGGACGACGCGGCGCTGCTCGTCCTCCAGCGCACGGCCCTGCCGAGGGAGGAGGGGCGGCCCCCGGACGGGCGCGTGGACGAGGACGGGCCGATCGCAGGCGGGCCGATCGCGGGCGGGCCGGAGCGCGGCGGCGGGCCGGAGCGCGGCGGCCAGGAGAGCGGGGATCAGGGGCGGGCGGGGGACGCGGGCGGACGGGAGGGCCCGGACGGACCGCGGGCCGCGCCTCCGCCGGGGCCGCGGTCCGCGCGGCCCGATCGGTCGAAGCGCCCCGAGTGGCCCGCGCGCCCCGAGCCCCGGCCGCGGCACCGGCGCGCGGCCTGA
- a CDS encoding LAETG motif-containing sortase-dependent surface protein, translating into MKIRPTLPAAATAAVIVPAVLLGATAAAHADSGPAASATAPPAASPEVTPTTAPSSPSTTATGPATTPSASAPATPASGGGSLPSCTSAPSSAIRFTLRGLPSGIAPGDGWHTFTLTVAGTGDQALGAIDAAVSVRNGEDSQNDDLYDDAYLEYWDPTATATGGTWLSLKDEGRDDIRETGLIYGSTTLRSAHASADLRFRIRLTAGATPGPAWADGGGTYVDTAKNCTRGSSTEAGFQVLAAGAQGGSGGTTAPASSAGSSSSGAGATPDGGTSDGTAPGGGTLAETGTSSATPVIAAVGGAAVLAGAVAVGVVRRRGKGSPAA; encoded by the coding sequence ATGAAGATCCGCCCCACCCTGCCGGCCGCCGCCACGGCGGCCGTGATCGTCCCGGCCGTGCTGCTGGGCGCCACCGCAGCGGCTCACGCCGACTCCGGACCGGCCGCCTCCGCGACGGCGCCGCCGGCCGCGTCACCCGAGGTCACCCCGACCACCGCGCCATCCTCCCCCTCGACCACGGCGACGGGCCCGGCGACGACCCCTTCGGCGTCCGCCCCCGCGACGCCCGCGTCCGGCGGCGGATCACTGCCGTCCTGCACCAGCGCGCCCTCGTCCGCGATCCGGTTCACCCTCAGGGGGCTGCCGTCCGGCATCGCGCCCGGCGACGGCTGGCACACCTTCACGCTGACCGTGGCGGGTACCGGCGACCAGGCGCTCGGCGCGATCGACGCGGCGGTCAGCGTCCGCAACGGTGAGGACAGTCAGAACGACGACCTCTACGACGACGCGTACCTGGAGTACTGGGACCCCACGGCGACTGCCACCGGCGGCACATGGCTCAGCCTGAAGGACGAGGGCAGGGACGACATCCGCGAGACCGGGCTCATCTACGGTTCGACCACGCTGAGGTCCGCGCACGCGTCCGCCGACCTGAGGTTCAGGATCCGGCTGACCGCCGGCGCCACCCCCGGTCCCGCCTGGGCGGACGGCGGCGGCACCTACGTGGACACCGCGAAGAACTGCACCCGGGGTAGCAGCACGGAAGCCGGTTTCCAGGTGCTGGCGGCCGGTGCGCAGGGCGGTTCCGGCGGGACCACGGCGCCCGCCTCCTCCGCGGGCTCCTCGTCCTCCGGCGCCGGCGCGACCCCGGACGGCGGGACCTCGGACGGGACGGCCCCGGGCGGCGGGACCCTCGCGGAGACCGGTACCTCGTCCGCGACGCCGGTGATCGCGGCGGTCGGCGGTGCCGCGGTGCTGGCCGGCGCGGTGGCGGTCGGGGTGGTGCGGCGCCGCGGGAAGGGCTCCCCGGCGGCCTGA